In Fusarium musae strain F31 chromosome 7, whole genome shotgun sequence, a single window of DNA contains:
- a CDS encoding hypothetical protein (EggNog:ENOG41), translating into MGLKQFNLDLRAAIEALDSFPNVSNLHKGDSEGEMAFTYTPEAEHGAELPSIDIQALSKDADSYPKHPGFMIFTSSETPKDLEKWLEETSSLTDGITIADAITLISGMLAKKLSTSEDPTSQTPYYGEESDDDDILSDDDDSFYEAEFDEIDIDPLLPSTSAAEHAAEADDPESMIRLKRHLREAKREGFCISISPEEIRQSSFGIFSLSIQVCKLGIPEDALEAWGIEPTENIVMLCKLPSTYPHALDFQRLSPDQSRMSFKLGAEDPVMLKDGDEESAGSFIPLFMSLSLDALLNRFFPALLRLRRSEGISWDEARELEYNLSLGHHSRDMLDHAQDTIVCQDRESSDESFELEFLRHDYLSSNADELNIILVAMQFGLQRLIKCTKYCLVCHRRAKGGFEAIKPFVCENELCLYQYLSLGFGQSIEHEIINNPYVVDLLVSFFYAAVIRSRLREFPRGLGLKCPSSAFTPSASTPVSADAYFKTGLLRFESKDLHTCRTIKAGHWLMLYVPGANTLDSQAPVMRRQREKHLCYIESCIDTDFTFKVMHTFTSLETIGQEAPEISVNQVTQPTPGGVRVLIHKYGQDIDELEIVHRDEALRFMASCIPPVQTMRQYLIEVPGRQLSSWRGIEGSTLRLLNWIVASNRSHIVLDNQVTGASAAKEQTQNSSASSRRSRSADHQWMQFRFAQGSPEKEHIFFDELQKIPRFRTGKTYQTLFAWHGSPLSNWHSIIRTGLDFSNTLHGRAYGDGVYLARDFDTSFAYSDRENTKVWPSSALKATSAISMCEIVNSPSQFVSTNPFFVVNRIDWIQCRYLFVQTHLRQPEPSISPSCERMFSERVQGEDYIEQDPAYKLTHGTQPVHIPLSAIPKSRRRALGKDQQNGPGSSIGHPIVVDDSDSNGSPDLNGSDSLESPETSDDIDVLLASDDEGDALQSVGTRKRRRTSTDSGLGEAQRGPDDVTPFQPGQLDIDSLPKLAEPTWASSSPAALRALNGQIKDLQKTQSKTNLATLGWYIDFDKLDNLFHWFVELHSFDRDLPLAKDMASHGCSSIVLELRFGASFPISPPFVRVVRPRFLPFAQGGGGHVTVGGAICSELLTNSGWSPALSLEKVFLEVRLNLCERDRPARLEISRHIGLGTMDYSMFEAVDAFRRAAAAHGWQIPSDLQMLQSMSNVTET; encoded by the exons ATGGGTCTCAAGCAATTCAATCTCGACCTCAGGGCCGCGATAGAAGCTCTTGATAGCTTCCCTAATGTATCAAATCTGCACAAGGGCGATTCCGAGGGAGAGATGGCTTTCACTTATACGCCCGAAGCAGAACATGGAGCCGAACTACCTTCCATCGACATCCAAGCCCTATCAAAGGATGCAGACTCGTACCCAAAACACCCGGGCTTCATGATCTTCACTTCCTCAGAAACACCAAAAGACTTAGAGAAGTGGCTGGAAGAGACCTCTAGCTTGACCGATGGCATTACTATCGCTGATGCCATCACATTGATATCTGGGAtgctagctaaaaagctgaGCACTTCCGAAGACCCAACTTCACAGACACCCTATTACGGCGAAGAatcagatgatgatgatatactctccgatgacgatgactcCTTCTATGAAGCCGAGTTCGATGAGATAGATATCGACCCATTACTGCCTAGCACATCTGCCGCGGAGCACGCCGCTGAAGCCGATGATCCAGAATCAATGATACGTTTGAAGCGTCACTTGCGAGAAGCCAAACGAGAGGGGTTCtgcatctccatctcccccGAAGAAATACGCCAGTCGTCTTTCGGTATCTTCTCGCTCTCTATTCAAGTATGCAAACTTGGAATCCCTGAAGATGCCCTGGAAGCTTGGGGTATTGAGCCGACAGAAAACATCGTCATGCTTTGCAAGCTGCCATCTACTTATCCTCATGCATTAGATTTCCAACGTCTTTCTCCCGACCAGTCTCGGATGAGCTTCAAACTTG GAGCGGAAGATCCAGTAATGCTAAAAGACGGGGACGAAGAGAGCGCTGGATCCTTTATTCCGCTCTTTATGTCATTGTCTCTTGACGCACTCCTTAACCGTTTCTTCCCAGCTCTTCTACGGCTGCGAAGATCAGAAGGAATATCGTGGGACGAAGCACGAGAACTGGAATACAACTTGAGCCTAGGTCACCATTCGAGAGACATGTTAGATCACGCTCAAGACACAATTGTCTGTCAGGACCGAGAGTCATCTGATGAGTCGTTTGAGCTCGAGTTCCTTCGGCATGATTACCTGTCAAGCAATGCAGACGAGCTCAACATTATTCTTGTTGCGATGCAATTCGGCCTCCAGAGGTTGATCAAATGCACCAAGTACTGTCTGGTTTGCCATCGAAGAGCAAAAGGAGGGTTTGAGGCCATAAAACCTTTCGTTTGCGAGAATGAGCTTTGTCTCTACCAGTATTTGTCCCTGGGTTTCGGCCAGAGCATCGAACACGAGATTATCAACAACCCATACGTGGTCGACCTTCTTGTGAGCTTCTTCTATGCTGCTGTCATTCGCTCCCGTCTCCGCGAGTTCCCCAGAGGATTGGGTCTCAAGTGTCCCTCGTCAGCCTTCACACCGAGTGCTTCTACCCCGGTCAGCGCAGATGCTTACTTCAAAACTGGCCTGTTGAGGTTTGAATCCAAAGACCTTCATACCTGTAGAACTATCAAAGCGGGCCATTGGCTGATGCTTTACGTCCCTGGAGCCAATACGCTGGATTCGCAGGCACCAGTCATGAGAAGAC AGCGCGAAAAACATCTATGTTATATCGAATCGTGCATCGATACCGACTTTACATTCAAGGTCATGCATACGTTCACGAGTCTTGAAACCATCGGACAGGAAGCTCCAGAAATTTCTGTGAATCAAGTCACTCAACCTACCCCGGGTGGTGTAAGAGTATTGATTCACAAGTATGGTCAAGACATCGACGAACTTGAAATTGTGCATCGTGATGAAGCACTTCGCTTCATGGCAAGTTGCATCCCACCCGTGCAAACAATGAGACAATACCTCATAGAGGTACCCGGGCGCCAGCTATCCTCCTGGAGAGGAATCGAAGGGTCAACACTCCGTCTGCTGAATTGGATCGTTGCCTCGAATAGGTCACATATTGTACTGGACAACCAAGTTACTGGTGCATCTGCAGCAAAGGAACAAACACAGAATAGCAGCGCCAGCAGCAGACGTTCCCGCAGCGCGGACCACCAGTGGATGCAGTTTCGCTTTGCCCAGGGTTCTCCTGAAAAGGAACACATTTTCTTCGATGAGCTACAGAAAATACCGAGATTCCGAACCGGCAAAACCTACCAAACACTCTTTGCATGGCATGGAAGCCCTCTTTCCAACTGGCATAGTATCATCCGAACCGGTCTTGACTTTTCTAACACACTTCATGGCCGTGCCTATGGGGACGGCGTTTATTTGGCAAGAGATTTCGATACTAGTTTCGCATATTCCGACCGTGAAAATACGAAAGTGTGGCCAAGCTCAGCATTGAAGGCCACGAGTGCTATCAGCATGTGTGAGATCGTCAATAGTCCATCTCAATTTGTGTCAACGAATCCATTTTTCGTCGTCAACAGGATCGATTGGATACAGTGCCGCTATCTCTTTGTCCAAACCCATCTACGGCAACCAGAACCCTCGATTTCCCCATCCTGTGAAAGAATGTTTTCTGAGAGGGTGCAGGGCGAGGACTATATCGAACAAGACCCTGCTTATAAATTAACTCATGGAACGCAGCCAGTTCATATCCCTCTATCAGCCATACCAAAATCTCGCCGGCGTGCACTCGGAAAAGACCAGCAGAATGGCCCGGGCTCATCCATAGGCCATCCTATCGTGGTCGATGATTCGGATTCAAACGGAAGCCCTGATCTCAACGGCTCAGACTCTTTGGAAAGCCCGGAGACAAGTGATGATATCGATGTTCTGCTAGCCTCGGATGATGAGGGTGATGCTCTCCAGTCGGTGGGAACACGAAAAAGACGGCGGACGTCTACAGACTCGGGTCTGGGTGAAGCGCAACGGGGACCTGACGATGTAACACCATTTCAACCAGGTCAGCTTGACATTGATTCTCTTCCTAAGCTTGCTGAGCCTACGTgggcatcatcgtcaccagCTGCTCTACGCGCACTCAACGGCCAGATCAAAGACCTACAAAAGACCCAGTCCAAGACCAACTTAGCCACGCTGGGATGGTAcattgactttgacaagctgGATAATCTCTTTCATTGGTTCGTCGAGCTTCACAGTTTCGACAGGGACTTACCACTTGCCAAAGACATGGCCAGTCATGGATGCTCGAGCATCGTGCTTGAGCTTCGATTTGGTGCTTCTTTTCCGATATCGCCTCCTTTTGTTCGAGTGGTACGGCCTCGCTTTCTACCTTTTGCTCAAGGAGGTGGAGGTCATGTCACCGTTGGCGGCGCTATATGCTCAGAGCTGCTCACAAACTCAGGCTGGTCCCCGGCTCTTTCATTGGAAAAGGTTTTCCTTGAAGTCAGATTGAATCTCTGCGAAAGGGACCGTCCAGCTCGTCTCGAAATTTCCCGTCATATAGGTTTGGGGACAATGGACTACAGTATGTTCGAGGCTGTGGATGCGTTCCGACGAGCGGCTGCAGCCCATGGGTGGCAGATCCCTTCCGATCTTCAGATGTTGCAATCCATGAGTAACGTTACGGAGACTTAG